From the Diprion similis isolate iyDipSimi1 chromosome 1, iyDipSimi1.1, whole genome shotgun sequence genome, the window AGCacactgttttttttaaagagtTCTCAacgatattaatattaagatattattatatttattattcattcggtgacttattatcattattcttatcaatattatttgtgtggttttctttcttttctttttttttatgtttaattttcaattctctttcTTTACATCTTCTCCgacgtttgttttttgttcgcATTTATTCTCCATGTTTTTCAaacgtatacacgtatatatatatatatatgtatatatatgtatatatagaaatgTGTCTTCGACCTTAGACAATAAATCGATCGGtgaatatctatatatctataagtataatttttcatttcatatatttttcttttcggattttaaatgaaaacgaaGTCAAAAGGTAGTGGAAAAtattctatctctctctctctctctctctctctctctttcactctctctctctctcaatactaaatttaaaatatgtatGTGCTGCAAACGGTGgcttcggattttttttttctttctttttccccttttcttttgtcttttATGTTCAAACGACGAGTGATTACACAATATAATACCGTATGAGTGTACCtacattatattaatatatttcatGATCACTGTTCAACCTGaataacccccccccccctccctctccctcACCGCCCTCTTCACCCACCCGCCTACCCCAATCAATCTCTTCAACATCGTACaaatgttaaataaaaaaaaaatcacacatcGCGCGAATCAACAACAGTTTCGATTCATTTGTCAATCTTACATGATACATAGttccttttttcacatttattttccttcttcttcttcattattatcattatcattatcattatcattatcataaacattatcattattattgtataatttctctttttttttttttttttttttttggcaactAGAACCGTTTCCCCACAATTTTGTCATCGCGTGGATCGATCGATgctcgtatatatatttatatgtatatcatgtAATTTTCGACACTATTATTTATGCGTATGcggcacgtatatatatatatatatatatatatatatatacatgtatacatatgagAATCGATCGACTACGGGAAGAAAAATcgacaagaaacgaaaaagagagttgagaagaagaaaataaaaataaaggtgGAGTAGGTTTTTttgccttttcttttttttctttctttttttttttttttttaaataaaataaaaaattctaacaacAGGTTTTGTTGTCTTCACCGTTAAATTTGTAACCGTTAATACGATCATCTTTATCATCCTCTTCTCATCatcttctttttatattcctcgagatgtataatatttatacaatatatatgtgtatatatatatatatatatatatgtatatgtatatgtatatatacacacacatatatatacatatatagtctCAGTTTATAACACGTATATTGTCCTTACTGTAAcataccatatatgtatatgtaaacaTATGCGTAAGTGTGTTTTCAACAGGGGAGGGTGGCGtggaagagagaaaaggaaaatgaaccgtgagaaatagaaaacgagaaaaggcgaagaaagagaggaaggaggaaagaaagaaagaaaaaaatactagaaaaaaaaaaagagtaaagaaacgaaggaaaagaaaaagaaaacaaccaTAAAATAAACACAACACACCGCACAGAAGATGATTTGTTATATGTCGTTGACGACGACGCGATTGCTACATTTATTACGGTATAATAACGAGGGTCGATGCACAACCAGCAACGTTGCTGGTAAATATAATAACGCAGCAGCACGATTTACAGTATAATAATCGTCGACTGTAATCGTAGCGTTATCAAGGGTTGTAAGAAAGTTTGGATATTTCAAAGGATGATTGTTACGACGATGAAAAAGATGACACGTTGTTGTtgacgttgttgttgttgttgttgttgttgtcgttgttgtcgttgtcgtcgttCCTGCAGCAAGTGGAAATATCAGCTTGGACGAGGCGGCAGCAACAGCGGCGACGGCGACGGCGGCGACGGCGACGGCGGCGTTATAAGAAGAAGCATTCGTCGTCGACGGGTTCCGATCGTCGCATCGGGAGATCGCCCCTTCGGCGATGTCGCATCACGAGGAACAGGCCATCCACGAGTTGCATGTGCAGGTGTAGCACGCCGGTATAACGGGTGCGTAGTAATAACCGTTCGCGGCGTAAACGAAGGTGGCCGGTGGTCCCGGGGGCGGTGGTGGTTGGTGCTGACTGATAAGCCGTTGCTGTTCCTCGCAGAAGACCTTACAGGCGAGATTTTTAATAAGTGCTAAAGTCTGCCGCCGTTCGTGTCCCATAAGACAGACCGTCGATTCCTCGACGACGTTGTAGAGCAGCATAAGGTATTCGTACTTAAGACCCTCTTCCTGAGGTCCGACGAAGTGATTCCAAAGATAATTCTCGAGCTTGATCCTCTGCTGCTCGATGTCGGGAAAGTCTATGAAGAATCTCGAGCACATGTATCGCTCAAGGGTCTTTATATAGTCCGGTTGCGATGCCCGGTAAAGTCTGACAAGTAGATTGCAATACTTGAGTAAACCACCGCCCCTAATCTCCTCCGGATGCCTCGTCGATATGAGTTTCTTGTGAAGGTGATAAAGGGCCTCCTGAAAATCGCCGTATACCGACTCACCGACGACGGTtggatagaaattttcaccgatcgGTAATTCGCTGCACTCGTAGAATAGTAGCAACGAGTCCAACACGATCTGGAATGAGTCTACGGAGAATTCGAACTGCCGCCTCATAGTGTCGACGAATTTCAACTCGACGTTTCTGTGACCCCGTGAATTTCCCAAGGATATAAGCGACCACCTGTCGCCGTCGTTGTTGACCTTAACCATCTTGCTGACGTAGGCCTCCTTCAGACTGCAGGTGGTTATGCGTTTTCGGCTCACACCCTCCGGCAGAAGGTCGAGTAACGAGCTCAGCACCGCGGCCTTGACCTTGTCGTAATTCCTGCCGCTCGATAGCTCGACGGCGAATATCAGGTCCAGGTCGTTGTAAGTCTGGGACTCGGTGGCCAGGACGTGGGAGGCAGCGCCGCCGTTAAGCCTTATGTCTCTAACCCTCATTCCGGCGCCCCCGTCGCTGGGATCGGCCTCGAGTTTGCTGCGCACAACGGTGACCAGATCCCGTAGCTGGACCTCGAGGGTCGGGAAGTTTCCTCTACCGTGAATACCGACAACCTCGTTCATCACGTCGTTCAACCGGCGAACCTGTTCGAAACTCAGAACTGCGAGTCGTTGTTGAGGGTCTTGACATTCCGGGGTGTTGTTGGTAGTGCAGTTCTTGTTGCTGTTTTTGTTCTCATTGTTGTTGTTCACTTGGCAAAGAGACTCCATCATGGTAACCCGCTTCTGGCGTTCCTCGCCAATGTCCAATGAGCCACACTGCAACAGgcagagcaaaaaaaaaaaaaattcgtcactaTTTATCTCTTGGAAAAGTTCaacgttacatatatatatatataatcacaaTCACCCAAGTATTGCTTCCGGTTTGAGAATCAAACCAGTTTtacgtgaaaagttttttttttttttttctttttttttcttttacaagataatattcgatttttcaaccgGTTACAACCGATCAAACGATCAACGACGATTCAAATTTTCGGGGTAAGTTCGAACCCACATGCACGCTGAAGTTATAACACAAAACATTTCGAATGAACAATACGATCGTGTAGCATCCGATAACGTGACACCAGGATCCGACGATGAAGAGTCACGCGTATATACAAGTCGCGAGTTATATGCGATTTTACAAACACATCGCGCACGACGATCGTCCGTACAGGCTTCTCTCATCAATCggtaaaagtacaaaaatccGTACCACTAGTTTGCGCAATCTGTAAtataagtatacgtatataaatgaCTCTACTCAACTCTGTGCAAACGTAAATAACTTTCACTCCAAGTATTCACCCCAGTTGTTTGAAgaaacaagtgaaaaaaaaaaaaaaaaaaaaggtaacaaATAGTTTATAATATAGGAAATTTCAATTACGCGTCGCAAAACAAGTTATACATTACATGCATATTATAACATAACACGGTACCTAttatagtgtatatatatatatatatggtgaACTGGCAAGTTCCTCCGTATGACAGAAGGGTAGCAAAAGGAAACCTTTTCCCTGATGTATACCACTTATCGATGCGATGCAAAAAGTccgagagaaaaggaaaaaagaaataagaaacgaaaaaagaatattaaaacGCACAAAATTGTAACGATGAATCATGCGATGCGTAGTCGTGGTACGTAAGTAACACTTTCACGAGAGGATAACTGCACGAACACGATTCGAACATCGGTGaggtataattaataaaaaacaatatcgGCTGCATTTGTGCAGTACATTATACGCTTACataatataacaatatatCGAGAGCTGAGCGCGACACAACAAGTCAAACGTCGATTGACTCACTGActcactgactgactgactgactgactgactgactgactgactgactgtcAGATAGTGTGTGACGCAAGGCGTCGTAGCTACAACAGGCGTCTTTACAGCGGGCAGCAGTAAACTAAACGTCAAACTACGATGCAGTGGGCACAAGCAGGCAGGCAAGAGAGGCCGTAACGCGGCACCGAGTGAAAGGTGTCGGGTGTAgtgggtatgtatgtatgtatgtacataggtaCGCAGAGGCAACTGGTAACTGGCAAGTGGCAACTGGTAACTGGTAACTGGTAACTACTGTATCACGGAGTGGAGAACAGCTGCGAACCTCCTCGAACGTGCCCGAAGCGGTAAACGCGGCGACCTCTAGGCGAGACGCGAAAGTGTAGAATGGAGCGGATTCAGCTCGTGCCGAGTAGAAGCGAAGctaagagaggagagaggagaggagaggagaggagaggagaggagaggagaggagaggagaggagaggagatggATCAACGCACGCAAAGAGCCGCCTGCACGACGCGCCGCCGCTCAATCGACGCAACAGCAGCTCCCGATGACGTCACGATAAAGGGGGAAAAGCCGCGGGGGCGTATCGAAACTGCGTGACTGAGTTACTGGGTAACCgaaggagaagagaggagaggagagaagaggagaggaggtgAGGTGAGGGGGCGGGGGGCGAAAACGCGGGGGCGTCTCGGATGCTTCGCTGTGTTGGCGGCGATGGAGAGCGAGGTTCTCCCTTCTGAAGATGATGTATAATTTCCCCGAGGCgggtggatggatggatggatggacgtATCTATCTTTCTGTCTATCTATTTATCTGTCTatctatgtatgcatgtacatacaacTTGGTTGTTCGCGTTACACGCCCACCTTGAAtgtttctctcctttttcttcctcctcctcttccttcgGACGAGGAGGACAAGGAGGACCAAACCCGGGACGacgatgaggaggaggaaaaggaaaagaagaagaaagaagaaagagggGGTGGATCAACGGGGTGGAGAGGAGTTATATCGACCCGGGAACGAGCAGCTGGCTACCTAAGTTACAGTACCTACCTACAACCTGGACGacgaccaccaccaccaccaccaccaccaccaccaccaccaccaccaccaccaccaccaccaccaccaccaccaccaccaccaccaccaccaccaccaccaccaccaccaccactaccgCCTAAGACGTAGTAGCCGGTGGTAGGTGCGTTATAAACTTGTCAATCGCCCTACGACTGCAGCATTTAACGCAACTCGTAAATCGTGTCTACATCCATTCATGCACAGTCGATGAATTAGAGAAAAGTTTTGTGTGTAGTTTATATTCAGATTcaatatatggggtattccacgcgaAACGGAAAGGCTTTTCGCGTCCATGTTCAGTGAATTTGACTTACGGCTAAAACCTCGTTCCTCACTGTCTTTTGAAAAGTCTTCCATAGTTTTGAATCCCAAATAATTCTTAACTGCCCGTAAATCGTAATCGAACAAGGAATTGTTCACAAGTCAAGTTCACAAGTTGAATTTTCAAGAGCCAAAAGTCTATTACATGAAAGATTCTTCGCAAGATAGTGATAAACTGAATTCTAAGCCGGACGTCAAAACCGCTTTCGTATCGCGTGAAATACCCCATAACACGTGATAACACGTGATAACACGAAAACCATAAGATATCTTTAACAATGATAAGAAATGTTTTTCCCTGAATAAAGTGAACGAACGAGACTCATGCATACAtacttatatacctatacctaaaTCTTTCTTATGTGAAATTATGATCGAATCGTCACGATTGCGGAACTTCGAGTCTAATACCAAAGGGTTGGTTGGATGTAAGGTAAAGAGAAGCAAACGCGGATAGTTCGCGAGCGAAATTCTACTTAGGTACTTATATAACAAAGGTCATTCCTGAACGTAGGTATTCGTCGCGTGGAACTCTCACAGccgtataggtatgtatttatattatgCCTTCTGGCTAGAGCGGCATGGGCATGGTTGAATTATGAACGCGGTTTGTCTTCTTCGATTATTCATGATAGGTGTATACTCGAAGGAAGAGTGCTTAACTTATAGCTGCTCGTCGAGAATTCTAGGTAAGTGtactatattgtataataatggtACAGAAtgtagaagaagaaacgatATATAACATTCTGAGAAGTTGAATTTAACCCCGTTTGTGACGGAAGGAGATGATGCTCGTTGATTCCAAGCCTCTGCGCGCCACTTATACatgcaatataataattcatacgAAAAGTATAAGTTACTTGCAAAAACTCGTGCTGCGGATaagtttatatttataatcgtCGTGTCACCGCGAGTAGATTAAATGACGAGTAAAAAGTTATTAgcaacgttatcgtaacgatgaATGCTTAGTAAAAAATCGCTAATTCGCATCTTTGTGGAATTTCCGAAATTTAAGTAAACCATTATGCGAAAAAAGATATTCACTAATTCTGAAAATCTagcaaaaacaatttttttcctcttactATAAAACTTCAGCCTGATATATTGAATGTATATCTAGATAccgtatataaattataccgtCGGACGAATTACTTTCTTCGTCAATTCGACGAGTGTCTATACAGATATACTACAGTATTCCGTAATCGATTTGAACTTCGTTACATACAGGGAACAACGGGTGACGAAGCTGCTGCAAGGGCATcagctatacatataaaacgATTATACTAGGTGTGAATAAGTTAGAAcacatgaataaataaataaataaataaatgaatcaaCGAACGAACGATCGTTTCAGAGGTAAATTGCGATCATCTGGCAGTTATACCtagatacatacgtatatagtgTTAAAAGCAGACTATAGGACGTAGAATATTGCTACAAAGTTTCATTGCGACGTTAAAAAAAGACTGGATTATTAATTGCAAACTGTATACACGCAGGCAGTTTTCAGCTATATATTTACTCTTCCgttgtaaataatatattcaaatgtttaaatattcatcCGTCAGTCAGTCCATGTGAGAGACAAGTTTGATGAAAAAGTTAATGTACACATGGTATATGGTTTGTTGAACTATTGAAAACTGGTTTAATACTTTCTTCCCAGAGTTCATATAGTCGGTAGTAGCGAGCAGCGATGATGCCTCCGGTacgcgatatatgtataataaaacaagTACTTAGTCGCCGTATAGTATATAACGAATGTGGCATAACAAGTATAACTTCGATTTGTTACTGTACTGATGACTAGTGGCATGCATCATACATTCAGATCGTATAATAACGGTCCATTAGACAACCGCGTTggttaaagttgaaaaattcctcAACTCCGAGCCAACCTCGAACAATCTGTACAACATCTTCATTACCAATTAGTACAATGAACCATCAACCAACGCACGATTGCGAAAACATAAACGAGTGTTATGCCAAGTGCCAACAACTAATATCAAAGTAATTACGAGTTAAATGAGTAGTCTTGTAAGAAGAGGCGATAAGTAGTAGAAGTAGTAGTCAGACACTGAGTATCAACGATACTAAACGTGTGTAGGATGCTCTCTCGCATTCAGGTTCAGGTTGCAAAGAGTGAAAACGAAACGTTAATTTGTTCCGTTCAACAAACGAGTCACACGTATGTACGATATGTGTAACAAGTAGgtaggagaaggagaagaaggatgagaagaaggagaagaaatagTGAAACGCACGCGGTGTTaatcgtataaaatatatgtatacataatacgaAAGGAGGTCATTGTCTGCGGAATGCCGAAGGATGTCCCAGTTGTTCCCGGGTCGTCGTactgcattatacatatacatacggaCTGCATATTGATATAttagaatattaataaaactGTACCCATaaagtatagtatagtatagtacAGTATTagggcgattttttttttttcaacgactattttttttttctcagtccccatcgaaaattttcttctatatgtcgaacaaaaaatCCCCTTAAAGttatagcccttaatattaatattaagtactcgcccagggcgtgaaaagatttcccatataaaatacacgtgaatcgaagcgttttttttttttcaaatctctacaactcagcgaaattttatgatatcgCATTAGTCTTGGTCGcaatttacgcagaattgaacgatcttcgAAAGTGTTGAAAGTGTGAAACTAAcgttttgtcacacgagactcgaaaaaaaaaaaaaaaaaaaaaaactagtcggttttttgcgccaccctaatgtatactTTAAAACGGACAAAACGCGTTTCTACCCTCTACGTGTATACAAAAACCATAAAACGTTACACGTAACGCACTGCAAGACTAATTAGGTGTGTGCAGTTACTGGATGACAttcgtatacataatataaaagGCAGGTGAGGCGAGAGGATGAAAGTGAGCAGTCCCTGCTTGAGGTGAGAGAATAAATAGGGGAAGAGAAGGAAAGGAAACCCTGCAGATACCCCCAGGAAGAG encodes:
- the LOC124408758 gene encoding terminal nucleotidyltransferase 5C, which translates into the protein MAASSSSLVTSSGTTMTSTISAISEDAEYRDDDLDGAASTGRGNRHEECTETVRNRQEDSEEKLEQDAKEKKEEEEEKEARRTTKTSSRKTDLFISEALPLMQCGSLDIGEERQKRVTMMESLCQVNNNNENKNSNKNCTTNNTPECQDPQQRLAVLSFEQVRRLNDVMNEVVGIHGRGNFPTLEVQLRDLVTVVRSKLEADPSDGGAGMRVRDIRLNGGAASHVLATESQTYNDLDLIFAVELSSGRNYDKVKAAVLSSLLDLLPEGVSRKRITTCSLKEAYVSKMVKVNNDGDRWSLISLGNSRGHRNVELKFVDTMRRQFEFSVDSFQIVLDSLLLFYECSELPIGENFYPTVVGESVYGDFQEALYHLHKKLISTRHPEEIRGGGLLKYCNLLVRLYRASQPDYIKTLERYMCSRFFIDFPDIEQQRIKLENYLWNHFVGPQEEGLKYEYLMLLYNVVEESTVCLMGHERRQTLALIKNLACKVFCEEQQRLISQHQPPPPPGPPATFVYAANGYYYAPVIPACYTCTCNSWMACSS